From the Methanobacterium sp. CWC-01 genome, the window GATGGAATCCACGCTAAAAGCAGCTCTTCCCAATTTCAAAAGCGCAGTGGAGATTTTATCCCTGGCTACAGGATCATCTGCCTGTGCTGTGGAATACATACTGGAACTGGATGGGTTTAACGCACCCATGGTGGTGGACATGTTAACCAAAAGGTTCCACAACTACGTTCAACTCTACCCTACCCGGGGTGCCGCGGCTGAACTGCACAACTGTGATTTCATGGACATGATATACCGGGGATGGAACCACCTGGACACGGCTCGACGTGCCCAGAACGGAACACCAGGAAAACTCACACCCCGTATCGGAAATTTCACCGTGGATCTGGAACCAGTACACCAGAATGAAGTTATTATGAACCCACAACGCTACACCTATCCGGCCTGTGCCATAACTGTTCGCTTCTCAGCATTGATGCGTCTGGCTGACTACCCCTGCCTATTAACCAGTGAACCAGTCACCGCCACTCTAATGACCAACATCATAGCCCTGGACAAGGAAAACCCCGCATCACCAGCCCGAACCTGTAAGAGCTGTGCCTCAGCCTGTCTGGTGGACTTCCGCCACAACCATTGCCAGTGGAAAGAAGCCGTCTAAGGATGTGAAAACATGAAATGTTATGTTTGTGCACAACAGGGAAAAGAAACTGACGCTCTGGCCATATGCATCGTATGTGGGATGGGATTATGCCAGGAACACATCATACGCCAGGAGGTTGAGCTATGGGAAGGAGGATATCCCTTCCCCTCGGAGAAGGTAAAAAAAACCCTGCCCCGCATACTCTGCCCATCCTGCTACAACGCTCTGGAGGGGGAATAGTAGATGGCTTCTCTGGCTAAACGGGCTATAGCCGAACTGGTAGGGACCTTCCTACTGGTTTTTTTTGGAGCAGGGGCTGCGGC encodes:
- a CDS encoding DUF2180 family protein, producing MKCYVCAQQGKETDALAICIVCGMGLCQEHIIRQEVELWEGGYPFPSEKVKKTLPRILCPSCYNALEGE